Proteins from a genomic interval of Plasmodium reichenowi strain SY57 chromosome 13, whole genome shotgun sequence:
- a CDS encoding ABC transporter, (heavy metal transporter family), putative: MRSFYNKCFTNKLISAHSLFCQHVSTLKNNKKECFEDIKRSNRISDEFYSSLLYDSYIENLKSTKEYVYFIYLQDIYYNINIFKNKGRLNISNNGLCYDKLKDNNNNNNNNNNIINSNNFSNYYNAYAKKKSFYHSFIDLNEAKEIRKKKKTNEKSEKNIVQYLLCNINPNENYNIQNIYNHNLNNNVSIEIHKKNDSVMYHYNNNNNNEKKTKTSKMTTDIKLKQINNVYKKYVPYKNKIITLGYPNKYYPTIYRYFSSHINKKEDPEENEKNKNIHINININNVDNRFKEDFMYDSVYKNDSDKHKKNTNNNFGDEFEKLKVKELDKILNKLEMLYDNKNNKMNINVKILGYIFKNFLLKNKELKRKIFCSLFFLLCSKMAIIYTPILLSTFIENVNLQKSLGNSIDIYSTNKSSVLLLCAYVFSRVLSSTMNELRNSVFSNISQKISTFVSKLFFYKIHNLNLTYILSKKNGELSFIFNRGCKSITNLLNVMVFQIIPIIIEFILYLYILTYKIHYTVSLVTCFNMFLYVLFTTLITKRRTIIRKHMNKAEQNTFNIFLDSIQNVEQVKYYTNEIHELKKFIKEQKKYEKEAINVQKSLSFLNFGQQIILNTNLFLCMYLTYLNIANDIFPFSYLILVNTLLFQLAMPLNMFGTIYRETKLSLVDIESMIKILVKKIKSPDYGNQMLIKNGNIKFEKVYFKYPLNEDINGLEQNYQAKEKDPNIINNINNINSINNNNNNNNNIYAFENNVKNISSNNIITSSINKLKKWYLDKVKDNKKNVQYNYNDVKKTNPNITENLNKEIKENINTHLKNHNIINNSPNSNNNFLFQNFTCNIENGEKVAIIGKSGSGKSSLIKLLLKFYEVNSGNIYIDNKNIDDIDLYTLRKNISVVPQDTILFNNTISYNIKYGNFQCTDKEMIQASIKAELHDKIIKMENKYDTIVGERGTKLSIGEKQRICIARCFLKDSKIIVLDEHASNLDNENKKAIEKALTKLCMGKTTFIITHVMENLKHMDKIIFFCGKNIYVGSHKDLMDDNHFYREYYDSKNNKML, from the coding sequence atgcgcagtttttataataaatgttttacgaataaattaatatctGCACATTCATTATTTTGTCAACATGTATCaactttaaaaaataataaaaaagaatgtTTTGAAGATATAAAGAGAAGTAATAGAATAAGCGATGAATTCTATTCATCACTTCTATACGACTCttatatagaaaatttaaaaagtacaaaggaatatgtatattttatatatttgcaagatatatattataacataaatatttttaagaaCAAAGGAAGgttaaatatttcaaataatGGTTTATGCtatgataaattaaaagataataataataataataataataataataatattattaatagtaataattttagtaattattataatgcTTATGCTAAAAAGAAAAGTTTTTATCATTCCTTTATTGACCTTAATGAAGCAAAagaaataagaaaaaaaaaaaaaacaaatgaaaaaagtGAAAAAAACATTGTACAATATTTGTTATGTAATATCAATCcaaatgaaaattataatatacaaaatatatataaccataatttgaataataatgtaagtatagaaatacataaaaaaaatgatagTGTAAtgtatcattataataataataataataatgagaAAAAGACAAAGACGTCTAAGATGACAACGGATATTAAGTTGAAACAGATCAATAATGTGTACAAAAAGTATGTTCCTTAcaagaacaaaataataacacTAGGATATCCTAATAAATATTACCCTACCATATACAGATATTTTAGTtcacatataaataagaaagaAGACCcagaagaaaatgaaaaaaataaaaatatacatataaatataaatataaataatgttgATAATAGGTTTAAGGAAGATTTTATGTATGATAGTGTATATAAGAATGATTCAGATAAACATAAGAAgaatacaaataataattttggtgatgaatttgaaaaattaaaagttAAAGAATTAGacaaaatattaaacaAACTGGAAATgttatatgataataaaaataataaaatgaatataaatgttaaaattttaggatatatatttaaaaattttttattaaaaaataaagaattgaaaagaaaaatattttgttccttattctttttattatgcTCCAAAATGGCTATAATATATACCcccatattattatccacatttatagaaaatgtaaatttacaaaaaagTTTAGGTAATAgtatagatatatatagtaCTAATAAAAGTAgtgtattattattatgtgcTTATGTCTTTTCTCGAGTATTATCATCTACTATGAATGAATTAAGAAATAGTGTTTTTAGTAATATTAGTCAAAAAATTTCTACATTTGTAAgcaaattatttttttataaaatacataatttaaatttaacatatatcttatcaaaaaaaaatggagaattatcatttatttttaatagaGGATGTAAAAGTATaacaaatttattaaatgttATGGTATTTCAAATAATACCTATAATTATAGAATTTATTctttatctatatatattaacgTATAAAATACATTATACTGTTTCACTTGTTACATGTTTTAATATGTTTCTTTATGTACTCTTCACTACATTGATTACTAAAAGGAGAACTATTATTAGAAAACATATGAATAAAGCTGAGCAAAATAcattcaatatatttttagaTTCTATACAAAATGTCGAACaagtaaaatattatacaaatgaaatacatgaattaaaaaaatttataaaagaacaaaaaaaatatgaaaaagaagCTATCAATGTTCAAAAATCTTTGTCTTTCTTAAATTTTGGACaacaaattattttaaatacaAACCTGTTTCTATGTATGTATCTAACCTATCTAAATATTGCAAATGATATTTTCCCATTTAGTTATTTAATATTAGTAAAtactttattatttcagCTAGCCATGCCATTAAATATGTTCGGAACAATATATAGGGAAACCAAGTTAAGTTTAGTAGATATTGAATctatgataaaaatattagtaaagaaaattaaatCACCTGATTATGGAAATCAAATGctaataaaaaatggaaatattaaatttgaAAAGGTTTATTTTAAGTATCCTttaaatgaagatataaatGGATTAGAGCAAAATTATCAAGCTAAAGAAAAGGATCctaacataataaataacatcaataatattaatagtattaataataataataataataataataatatatatgcgTTTGAAAATAATGTGAAAAATATCTCAAGTAATAACATTATAACATCTtctattaataaattaaaaaaatggtATTTAGATAAAGTAAaggataataaaaaaaatgtacagtataattataatgacgttaaaaaaacaaatcCAAATATTACCGAAAATTTAAAcaaagaaataaaagaaaatataaatacacatttaaaaaatcataatattattaataattctcctaattctaataataattttttatttcaaaatTTTACATGTAATATTGAAAATGGAGAAAAGGTTGCTATCATAGGGAAAAGTGGTTCAGGAAAAAGTAGTTtgataaaattattattaaaattttatgaaGTAAATAGtggtaatatatatattgataataaaaatattgatgATATTGATCTTTACActttaagaaaaaatataagtgTCGTACCACAAGAtactatattatttaataatactatttcatataatataaaatatggaaATTTTCAATGTACAGATAAAGAAATGATTCAAGCTTCTATTAAAGCAGAATTACatgataaaattattaaaatggaaaataaatatgacACTATTGTAGGAGAAAGAGGTACAAAGCTGTCCATCGGAGAAAAACAAAGAATATGTATAGCAAGGTGCTTTTTAAAAGATTCAAAAATTATCGTCCTAGATGAACATGCAAGTAATTtagataatgaaaataaaaaagcTATAGAAAAGGCTCTAACCAAATTATGTATGGGGAAAAcaacatttattattacacATGTAATGGAAAACTTAAAACATATggataaaattatatttttctgtggaaaaaatatatatgtgggAAGCCACAAAGATCTGATGGACGATAATCACTTCTATAGAGAATATTACGACTcaaagaataataaaatgttatGA